One window of Aliarcobacter lanthieri genomic DNA carries:
- a CDS encoding class I SAM-dependent methyltransferase: MKKRDDGYVLDTSYPMFYYKEMEPIWLSCITNFLGFKAPDITKEFSYLELACGTGINLLVSAISNPNGSFIGIDFNEKHIQIAQDAVKVMGITNLEFIHCDFATFLKNNDKKFDFIVNHGTYSWISPVHQKSILDIVSKFLNNLGIFYLHYMCHPGSTPLLPIQKLLNIVDYHTDEKSNKSIEMGISLFKDLDEAGTFIDYTRIEAIKNSLHKDSSYLAHEFLTDFWNPLYSIDVHKMVFDVTKTGYLGSSNTFENIDNLSIPSKIQPVLQKVKSPILKEYIKDLARNQKQREDIFQKDSIPFIGEDHINCLNKIRFKRMSGCPKSGAVVFKTPIGDINAPKEIISPVLEALAKKDCTFEELLNIEHFKNQPRLLYETILMLMYMEYIYPSSLNFEIINYDITKRFNKWIKENRIKIKPIWNKY; the protein is encoded by the coding sequence ATGAAAAAAAGAGATGATGGATATGTATTAGATACATCTTATCCTATGTTTTATTATAAAGAGATGGAACCTATTTGGCTTAGTTGTATAACAAATTTTTTAGGTTTTAAAGCACCTGATATTACAAAAGAATTTTCATATTTAGAATTAGCTTGTGGTACAGGTATAAATTTATTAGTTTCAGCTATTAGTAATCCAAATGGAAGTTTTATAGGTATTGATTTTAATGAAAAACATATACAAATAGCACAAGATGCTGTAAAAGTGATGGGAATAACTAATTTAGAATTTATTCATTGTGATTTTGCTACTTTTCTAAAAAATAATGATAAAAAATTTGATTTTATAGTAAATCATGGTACATATTCATGGATTTCACCAGTTCATCAAAAGAGTATATTAGATATTGTTTCAAAATTTTTAAATAATCTAGGTATATTTTATCTACATTATATGTGCCATCCTGGATCCACTCCTTTACTTCCAATACAAAAGCTTTTAAATATTGTAGATTATCATACAGATGAAAAATCAAATAAAAGTATTGAGATGGGAATATCATTATTTAAAGATTTAGATGAAGCTGGAACTTTTATTGATTATACAAGAATTGAAGCCATTAAAAATAGTTTACACAAAGATAGTTCATATTTAGCACATGAATTTTTAACAGATTTTTGGAATCCTTTATATAGTATTGATGTACATAAAATGGTATTTGATGTTACTAAAACTGGATATTTAGGTAGTTCAAATACTTTTGAAAATATAGATAATCTTAGTATTCCTTCAAAAATTCAGCCAGTATTACAAAAAGTTAAATCTCCTATATTAAAAGAGTATATAAAAGATTTAGCAAGAAATCAAAAACAAAGAGAAGATATATTTCAAAAAGATTCAATTCCTTTTATAGGTGAAGATCATATAAATTGTTTAAATAAAATAAGATTTAAAAGAATGTCAGGTTGTCCAAAAAGTGGAGCAGTTGTTTTTAAAACACCAATAGGGGATATAAATGCACCAAAAGAGATAATATCTCCAGTTCTTGAAGCTTTAGCTAAAAAAGATTGTACATTTGAAGAACTTTTAAATATTGAGCATTTTAAAAATCAACCAAGATTGCTTTATGAAACTATTTTAATGCTTATGTATATGGAATATATTTATCCTAGTTCACTAAATTTTGAAATTATAAACTATGATATAACTAAAAGATTTAATAAATGGATTAAAGAAAATAGAATAAAAATAAAACCTATTTGGAATAAATATTAA
- a CDS encoding TonB-dependent receptor domain-containing protein yields the protein MKITMARTVAAALLVASSNLSANETTKLDDIQVVTTASGFEQNIADAAASISVITAEELEKKSYSNVTDALKNVPGINVTGSGANKTISIRGLGQEYTLFLIDGKPAQGDDAYKIRGGYPGSKVNYMPPLEAIERIEIIRGPASALYGSDAMGGVINIITKKHADKATASIRTEYIKGASSNIVNNATSNTSMYVNVPLIEKTLSFQLDAGIMDQKEKDNAERTKHISGADPDYERKNVGGKFIYTPDEHNTIRAGYSYSLQETTQNPGKSMKEGTLNAMGVFTPGSVSHQKFERTNYNLDHELKYDKFALNSYVTYDKDKSITQKNEFETLIGNTQGTYFFDNNSLSVGLNYKKEEIKTDGQHNADKETKESERYQWALFAEDTWQATDALALTLSGRYDKNEVFGSNFSPKAYAVYSLTDNLNLKGGITSGYKAPSLRNSDPSYAEASMGGAMIGNADLKPEKSINYEAGLAYDNPDIGLAASLMLFQIDFKDKIMRDQNDKLPGSTLPGDFHWKGHTFPNGGAAGYTTYYNVDEAESKGIELTTKYNILDNLVYRHSYTFNDTEVTKGKDKGQAFTDSPKHMFNVGLDWDVTSKLLLWTQANYNGKTGGNRGGQQGSIATKKKAYTVVDLGGVYNFDKKLQFSAGVYNISNKKNNNPWVELNTTDQRDIDGRRFSVAMNMKF from the coding sequence ATGAAAATCACAATGGCCAGAACTGTTGCTGCAGCTTTATTAGTTGCTAGTAGTAATTTAAGTGCTAATGAGACAACAAAACTTGATGATATTCAAGTTGTAACTACTGCTTCTGGATTTGAGCAAAATATTGCTGATGCAGCTGCTTCAATTTCAGTTATTACAGCTGAAGAATTAGAAAAAAAATCTTACTCAAATGTAACAGATGCTTTAAAAAATGTACCCGGGATTAATGTTACTGGAAGTGGTGCAAACAAAACTATATCTATTAGAGGTCTTGGGCAAGAATATACATTGTTCTTAATTGATGGAAAACCTGCACAAGGTGATGATGCTTATAAAATTAGGGGTGGTTATCCTGGAAGTAAAGTAAATTATATGCCTCCACTTGAAGCAATAGAGAGAATAGAAATTATAAGAGGTCCTGCTTCTGCTCTTTATGGTTCTGATGCAATGGGTGGAGTTATTAATATAATTACAAAAAAACATGCTGATAAAGCAACTGCAAGTATAAGAACAGAGTATATAAAGGGTGCTTCTTCAAATATAGTAAATAATGCTACATCAAATACAAGTATGTATGTAAATGTTCCACTTATTGAAAAAACACTATCTTTTCAACTCGATGCTGGGATAATGGATCAAAAAGAGAAGGATAATGCAGAAAGAACAAAACATATAAGTGGTGCAGATCCTGATTACGAGAGAAAAAATGTTGGAGGTAAATTTATATATACTCCAGATGAACATAATACTATTAGAGCTGGTTACTCTTATTCTTTACAAGAAACAACACAAAATCCTGGGAAAAGTATGAAAGAAGGAACTCTTAATGCTATGGGTGTTTTTACACCAGGTAGTGTTAGTCATCAAAAATTTGAAAGAACTAACTATAATTTAGATCATGAATTAAAATATGATAAATTTGCTCTTAATTCTTATGTAACTTATGATAAAGATAAGAGTATAACACAAAAAAATGAATTTGAAACTCTTATTGGGAATACACAAGGAACATATTTCTTTGATAATAACTCTTTAAGTGTTGGTTTAAATTATAAAAAAGAAGAAATTAAAACAGATGGACAGCATAATGCTGATAAGGAAACAAAAGAGTCTGAACGATATCAATGGGCACTATTTGCTGAAGATACTTGGCAAGCTACTGATGCTTTAGCTTTAACTTTAAGTGGAAGATATGATAAAAATGAAGTTTTCGGAAGTAATTTTTCTCCAAAAGCTTATGCAGTTTATAGTTTAACAGATAATTTAAACTTAAAAGGTGGAATTACTTCTGGATATAAAGCACCTAGCTTAAGAAATTCAGATCCTAGTTATGCTGAAGCTTCAATGGGTGGAGCTATGATTGGAAATGCAGATTTAAAACCTGAGAAAAGTATAAACTATGAAGCTGGTCTTGCTTATGATAACCCTGATATTGGATTAGCAGCTAGTTTAATGTTATTTCAAATAGATTTTAAAGATAAAATAATGCGTGATCAAAATGATAAATTACCAGGAAGTACATTACCAGGAGATTTTCATTGGAAAGGTCATACTTTCCCAAATGGAGGTGCAGCAGGATATACTACATACTATAATGTTGATGAAGCAGAGAGTAAAGGTATAGAACTTACAACAAAATATAATATTTTAGATAATTTAGTGTATAGACATTCTTATACATTTAATGATACAGAGGTAACAAAAGGAAAAGATAAAGGACAAGCTTTTACAGATTCACCAAAACATATGTTTAATGTTGGACTTGACTGGGATGTAACTTCTAAATTACTATTATGGACACAAGCAAACTATAATGGTAAAACAGGTGGTAATAGAGGAGGGCAACAAGGAAGTATTGCTACAAAGAAAAAAGCTTATACTGTAGTTGATTTAGGTGGAGTTTATAACTTTGATAAAAAACTTCAATTCTCAGCGGGTGTTTATAATATATCAAATAAAAAGAATAATAATCCATGGGTAGAACTAAATACAACTGATCAAAGAGATATAGATGGTAGAAGATTTAGTGTTGCTATGAATATGAAATTCTAA
- a CDS encoding TonB-dependent receptor domain-containing protein, translated as MKITMARTVAAALLVASSNLSANETTKLDAVQVVTAGGYEQNIADAAASISVITAEEIEKKSYTDVTDVLKNVPGVYVNGGGSNQSISIRGMSSDYTLYLIDGRPMQDNQAFSPNGSHAGNPINFLPPLEAIERIEVIRGPASSLYGSNAMGGVINIITKKHADKVTANINVEYLKAASSNKVNNDSRNVSAFVNVPLVDNLLSVQLTAGLLDTDESDFKSSGALKAGSDPDYKRQNVGGKFILTPNEHNTITAGYTYKVQERTSNPGKSIAAEGSFRGSVNNGYSVDGNGNIFDSSGRAVGWDGILSMGTITGKQKNSPSYQKSINYNYDLTHELKYDEFLVNSYLTYEKSENPTRANARTGNGIEMSTVTANTQGTYFFDTNSLTIGANYKKENLEDGATNAIMVGGVTDDSITKMERYQWALFAEDTWSVTDDLALTLSGRFDRNEFFGSNFSPKAYAVYSLTDNLNLKGGVTTGYKAPSLRQAAPDFAGISGGGGAPVAMVGNPDLEPEKSRNYELGFAYDNDDLGLAGSLMVFQTDYKNKVQSKDGTDILPGDTKQYLYKGEYYGGGVKFYENVDKAEIKGLELTTDWNILDNLKYRHSYTYTDSEQKTGAAKGKPLNNISKHMFNAGLDFDVTSKILLWTQVNYRGETSGSGTSNNKIPSYTFVDLGGVYKYDKNLSFNAGIYNVSNKDVTDDGNSNVLDGRRFSVAMNMKF; from the coding sequence ATGAAAATCACAATGGCTAGAACTGTTGCTGCAGCTTTATTAGTTGCTAGTAGTAATTTAAGTGCTAATGAAACAACAAAGCTTGATGCTGTACAAGTTGTAACTGCTGGTGGATATGAGCAAAATATTGCTGATGCAGCTGCTTCAATTTCAGTTATTACAGCTGAAGAAATAGAAAAAAAATCTTATACAGATGTTACTGATGTTTTAAAAAATGTTCCAGGTGTTTATGTAAATGGTGGTGGTTCAAATCAATCGATATCTATTAGAGGTATGAGTTCAGATTATACTTTATATTTAATTGATGGAAGACCTATGCAAGATAATCAAGCATTTTCTCCAAATGGAAGTCATGCTGGAAATCCTATTAATTTTTTACCCCCATTAGAAGCTATAGAGAGAATAGAGGTTATTAGAGGTCCAGCTTCATCTTTATATGGTTCAAATGCTATGGGTGGAGTTATAAATATAATTACTAAAAAACATGCTGATAAAGTAACAGCAAATATAAATGTAGAATATTTAAAAGCTGCTTCATCAAATAAAGTAAATAATGACTCAAGAAATGTAAGTGCTTTTGTAAATGTACCTTTAGTAGATAATTTGTTATCAGTTCAATTAACAGCAGGGCTTTTAGATACTGATGAGAGTGATTTTAAAAGTAGTGGAGCTTTGAAAGCCGGTTCTGATCCAGATTATAAAAGACAAAATGTTGGTGGAAAATTTATTTTAACTCCAAATGAACATAATACAATTACAGCTGGATATACTTATAAAGTTCAAGAAAGAACTTCAAATCCAGGAAAAAGTATAGCTGCAGAAGGTAGTTTTAGAGGTAGTGTTAATAATGGATATAGTGTAGATGGAAATGGTAATATTTTTGATTCAAGTGGTAGAGCTGTTGGTTGGGATGGTATTCTTTCAATGGGAACGATTACAGGAAAACAAAAGAATTCACCTTCTTATCAAAAATCAATAAATTATAATTATGACTTAACTCATGAATTAAAATATGATGAATTTTTAGTAAATTCATATTTAACTTATGAAAAATCAGAGAACCCTACAAGAGCAAATGCAAGAACTGGAAATGGTATAGAAATGAGTACTGTAACAGCAAATACTCAAGGAACATATTTTTTTGATACAAATTCTTTAACTATTGGAGCAAACTATAAAAAAGAAAATCTTGAAGATGGTGCTACAAATGCTATTATGGTTGGAGGAGTAACTGATGATAGTATTACAAAAATGGAAAGATATCAATGGGCTTTATTTGCAGAAGATACTTGGAGTGTAACTGATGATTTAGCTTTAACTTTAAGTGGAAGATTTGATAGGAATGAATTTTTTGGAAGTAATTTTAGCCCCAAAGCTTATGCTGTTTATAGTTTAACAGATAATTTAAACTTAAAAGGTGGAGTGACAACAGGATATAAAGCACCAAGTTTAAGACAAGCTGCTCCTGATTTTGCTGGAATTTCTGGTGGAGGTGGAGCTCCTGTTGCTATGGTTGGTAATCCAGATTTAGAACCAGAAAAAAGTAGAAATTATGAGTTGGGATTTGCTTATGATAATGATGATTTAGGGCTTGCTGGAAGTTTAATGGTATTTCAAACAGATTATAAAAATAAAGTTCAATCAAAAGATGGAACTGATATTTTACCTGGAGATACAAAGCAATACTTATACAAAGGTGAATATTATGGTGGAGGAGTTAAATTTTATGAGAATGTTGATAAAGCAGAAATTAAAGGTTTAGAACTTACAACAGATTGGAATATCTTAGATAATTTAAAATATAGACATTCATATACATATACAGATAGTGAGCAAAAAACTGGTGCAGCAAAAGGAAAACCTTTAAATAATATTTCTAAACATATGTTTAATGCTGGATTAGATTTTGATGTAACATCTAAAATATTATTATGGACTCAAGTAAACTATAGGGGAGAAACTTCTGGTTCAGGAACTAGTAATAACAAAATACCTTCTTATACTTTTGTTGACTTAGGTGGAGTTTATAAATATGATAAAAACTTAAGCTTTAACGCAGGTATATATAATGTATCAAATAAAGATGTTACAGATGATGGTAATTCAAATGTTTTAGATGGTAGAAGATTTAGTGTTGCTATGAATATGAAATTCTAA
- a CDS encoding EscU/YscU/HrcU family type III secretion system export apparatus switch protein yields the protein MQEKSQYIQKAVALQYDKTVDNAPKITAKGKGETANNIIKIAKENNIPIKKDEDLVELLSQINIDKEIPSSMYKAVAEIFAFIYDLSNKNKK from the coding sequence ATGCAAGAAAAAAGCCAATATATTCAAAAAGCTGTAGCTTTACAATATGACAAAACTGTAGATAATGCTCCAAAAATTACTGCAAAAGGAAAAGGTGAAACAGCAAACAATATTATAAAAATTGCAAAAGAAAATAATATCCCTATAAAAAAAGATGAAGATTTAGTTGAACTATTATCTCAAATTAATATAGATAAAGAGATACCAAGTTCAATGTACAAAGCTGTTGCAGAAATTTTTGCATTTATTTATGACTTATCAAATAAAAATAAAAAATAG